One genomic window of Candidatus Kuenenia stuttgartiensis includes the following:
- a CDS encoding hydrazine synthase subunit gamma, with translation MKTGVVKIGLVAALGVVGLISAGGVYAGQPRVISTIQTGATWEPLGREEPLTVPEVHFRVKHSPFKSELVRYGQFQFNDAAWSLQGSYSCASCHYERGQTTGLIWDLGDEGWGSWKNTKYIRGGRYLPPFRHEGFTGHPDEIVGATSSLDRVCGRDPGFVFRSENFSPMRLEALICYIRALEFTGSPFRNADGSLTEAQKRGQKIFEDPKVGCLECHPGDPMDPRALFSDAQTHDVGTGRVGVNGFRSTPGKVFNISALEAGEDPYGVESNTPIIGLDLVKEFDTPTLRDIYASGTYFHDGGARTLMDTINNTVNDKDMHGRTSHLKQQELQDLVEYLKAL, from the coding sequence ATGAAGACAGGAGTAGTGAAAATAGGATTAGTTGCGGCCCTGGGGGTAGTGGGGCTGATATCGGCGGGCGGCGTATATGCCGGTCAGCCGCGGGTAATTTCCACGATCCAGACGGGAGCTACGTGGGAACCGCTGGGAAGGGAAGAACCTTTGACGGTGCCGGAAGTGCATTTCCGTGTAAAGCATTCACCTTTTAAGAGTGAGCTGGTAAGATACGGGCAGTTCCAGTTTAACGATGCAGCGTGGAGTTTGCAGGGATCATACTCATGCGCCAGTTGTCATTATGAGAGAGGCCAGACAACCGGTTTGATTTGGGATTTGGGAGATGAAGGATGGGGTAGCTGGAAGAACACGAAGTATATTCGTGGCGGCCGATATCTTCCTCCGTTCAGGCATGAGGGGTTCACTGGTCATCCTGATGAAATAGTAGGGGCAACCAGTTCACTTGACAGGGTATGTGGAAGGGATCCTGGATTTGTGTTCAGGAGTGAGAATTTTTCTCCGATGAGATTAGAGGCGCTCATTTGTTACATCAGGGCGTTGGAATTTACCGGGAGTCCATTCAGGAATGCGGATGGAAGTTTAACCGAAGCCCAGAAGAGGGGTCAGAAGATATTTGAGGATCCGAAGGTAGGATGTCTTGAGTGTCATCCTGGCGATCCGATGGATCCGAGGGCATTGTTCAGTGATGCACAGACGCATGATGTAGGAACCGGCAGGGTAGGTGTAAATGGTTTCAGGTCAACACCTGGGAAGGTATTTAACATATCGGCGTTAGAGGCAGGTGAGGATCCATATGGTGTTGAGAGCAACACACCAATCATTGGATTGGATCTTGTGAAGGAATTTGATACGCCGACATTGAGAGACATCTATGCATCAGGCACCTATTTCCATGATGGTGGTGCAAGGACATTGATGGACACCATAAACAACACGGTAAATGATAAGGACATGCATGGAAGGACGTCTCATTTAAAGCAGCAGGAGCTCCAGGATTTGGTGGAGTACCTGAAGGCGTTATAA
- a CDS encoding hydrazine synthase subunit alpha: MGKRKLGVIASAFVAGALVCGSTLVNAEPVMTGGPVQGKALWTDYSGMSKEVQGPVSQILFTQSPRTAKGDPYQNYPHYIPEGSRIVLFDLNTKELKVLTNDFATAFDPCTYWDGKKFAFAGVHKKGGGCQIWEMNIDGSGLRQMTDLKGTCRSPIYYAAGSIEEGEGRIIWRDRYFEGDWKEHGMVEKTGMIIFSGSPEGVMDEFHNPYAYNLYRLDTQGGKIIQRITGHVLSGIEFPHLNTTIDQITYNLSSNFDPWLTPDGNILFSSVQANGSRAGGEGRVMICVDNWDGAYPRPIYGNCDGEIGGTSGRSQAKITFGDRKIVYVESPYMNWGVGQLAAVSWDAPFNKTYEKLTGKDGGLYRSPYPLPDDRMLVSYAERGDFGIYWFNFSKCAAGDKVYDDPNWNDHQPAPVYVKYKPRWINTFTAGKNFGVTVVTYQPFDQVKVEGYPHSWGTWICFDTTLSDQPVGPYPHQKAKNVSHGDIKAVRIIQGYQCVEPDSTRFRVGAGAHLLGGERSSSNSGTAFQQRGIIGYQYVESDGSTVTSQLSDVPYYMQILDDKGMSVQTALTWAYLRPYHGRICSGCHYGSYRGRAFKNIHAKALYNWWYDDRSHYDSPFAFRYLKFDNDGNYKGVKHGEDVVVPSDIYYGGPSGTTSQPVEGLTLDKQRTVDFRRDIQPILDAKCAMCHDSNNPPNLGGGLELVSVDGIAAYSRAYNSLLEPQRGKDPNIGGKYVNPSAAINSLLVWRLYEAELSANAPREKIFPIEGRLLHNKFLTQDERYAIVEWIDLGAQWDNIPGPDFYPGYLVK, from the coding sequence ATGGGTAAGAGGAAATTAGGAGTGATAGCATCGGCGTTTGTAGCGGGTGCGTTGGTCTGTGGGAGTACCCTTGTGAATGCTGAGCCTGTAATGACAGGCGGCCCGGTGCAGGGGAAGGCCTTATGGACTGATTATAGTGGGATGTCAAAAGAGGTGCAGGGTCCTGTGAGTCAGATATTGTTTACGCAGTCGCCGAGGACAGCCAAAGGGGATCCGTACCAGAACTATCCGCACTATATACCGGAAGGAAGCCGGATAGTGTTATTTGATTTAAACACAAAGGAATTGAAGGTATTGACCAATGATTTTGCAACAGCCTTTGATCCATGCACCTATTGGGACGGCAAGAAATTTGCGTTTGCCGGGGTACACAAGAAAGGCGGCGGGTGCCAGATATGGGAAATGAACATAGATGGCAGTGGTTTAAGGCAGATGACTGATCTTAAGGGAACCTGCCGTTCACCGATTTATTATGCAGCGGGAAGTATTGAAGAAGGCGAAGGCCGTATCATATGGCGTGACCGGTATTTTGAAGGGGACTGGAAAGAGCATGGCATGGTAGAGAAGACGGGCATGATAATATTTTCAGGTTCACCGGAAGGCGTAATGGATGAGTTCCACAATCCATATGCGTATAATCTTTACCGTTTGGATACGCAGGGCGGTAAGATCATACAGAGAATCACCGGACACGTGCTATCTGGCATAGAGTTTCCGCACCTCAATACCACGATAGACCAGATCACCTACAATTTAAGTTCCAACTTTGATCCATGGTTAACTCCTGACGGAAACATCCTTTTCTCAAGCGTGCAGGCAAATGGCAGCAGGGCTGGCGGAGAAGGCAGGGTGATGATTTGTGTGGACAACTGGGATGGTGCGTATCCAAGGCCTATCTATGGAAACTGTGATGGGGAAATCGGTGGCACCAGCGGAAGGTCTCAGGCGAAGATCACCTTTGGAGACAGGAAGATTGTCTATGTTGAGTCTCCGTACATGAATTGGGGCGTAGGTCAGTTGGCAGCGGTGAGCTGGGATGCTCCGTTCAACAAGACGTATGAGAAGTTGACAGGAAAAGATGGTGGATTGTACAGGAGTCCATATCCGCTTCCGGACGACAGGATGTTGGTATCCTATGCAGAAAGAGGGGATTTTGGCATATACTGGTTTAATTTTAGCAAATGTGCTGCAGGGGACAAGGTATATGATGATCCTAACTGGAATGATCACCAGCCTGCGCCGGTTTATGTGAAGTACAAGCCAAGGTGGATTAACACCTTTACCGCCGGTAAGAACTTTGGTGTAACGGTCGTAACGTATCAGCCGTTTGATCAGGTGAAGGTGGAAGGATATCCGCATTCATGGGGAACATGGATATGCTTTGATACGACATTGTCAGATCAGCCTGTAGGTCCTTATCCGCATCAGAAGGCAAAAAACGTAAGCCATGGAGATATCAAGGCAGTAAGAATCATCCAGGGATATCAGTGTGTAGAACCGGATTCAACCCGTTTCAGGGTAGGGGCTGGAGCACATCTTCTTGGTGGAGAGAGATCAAGCAGCAATTCAGGTACAGCATTTCAGCAGAGGGGTATCATCGGGTATCAATATGTAGAGAGCGATGGTTCAACAGTTACATCCCAGCTTTCAGATGTTCCTTATTACATGCAGATATTGGATGATAAGGGTATGTCCGTACAGACTGCTTTAACCTGGGCATATTTAAGGCCATATCATGGCAGGATTTGTAGTGGATGTCACTATGGATCATATCGTGGAAGGGCGTTCAAGAACATCCATGCAAAGGCGTTGTACAACTGGTGGTATGATGACAGAAGCCACTATGATTCACCATTTGCGTTCAGGTATTTGAAGTTTGACAACGATGGGAATTACAAGGGCGTAAAACATGGAGAGGATGTAGTAGTACCATCTGACATTTACTATGGTGGTCCATCCGGAACGACATCACAGCCGGTGGAAGGATTGACGCTGGATAAGCAGAGGACGGTGGATTTCCGCAGGGACATTCAGCCGATACTTGATGCGAAGTGTGCGATGTGTCATGATTCGAACAATCCTCCGAACCTTGGTGGCGGATTGGAATTGGTAAGTGTAGATGGTATAGCAGCATACAGTCGTGCATACAACAGCTTGCTTGAGCCGCAGAGGGGGAAAGACCCGAACATTGGCGGAAAATATGTTAATCCGTCAGCAGCGATCAACAGTTTGTTGGTATGGAGGTTGTATGAAGCTGAGTTAAGCGCGAATGCTCCCAGGGAGAAGATATTCCCGATAGAGGGTCGTTTATTGCACAATAAATTCCTTACTCAGGATGAGAGATATGCGATAGTAGAGTGGATAGACCTGGGTGCGCAGTGGGATAACATTCCGGGACCAGATTTTTATCCTGGATATCTTGTAAAATAA
- a CDS encoding IS66-like element ISCku7 family transposase: protein MTRDEAIAILEMDREDAIQAILILAEKAEKYDRLCDKPGPTTPSGSIPPYLKPTKKKRKRPCGRKKGHKGVCRKRPETVTAYQTHSMESCPDCHQPLQKPVRTYKRYIEDIPRLDPVVTEHTVHGYWCACCKKIVQPKVTDALHGARLGLRLVVFTAWLHYLIGISVNNIVKMLSVFFNLQISAGGLTQAWKSLATLLEPQYNEIGQKVSASAVLHADETGWRLNGKTHWLWCFTTQKLCYYLITPSRGSPVIKKLLGILFGGILICDFLGAYNKISALAKQRCFYHLFTELVKVDAHNHSAAWKAFRKKLSRLLKDAIRLSEKKNQISLVCFLRLKKRLYRRLEQFLATPCQDKDVQRLTKRLKRHKQELFTFLEHEGVSPYNNHAEQQMRKPVLTRKVSQQNRSVQGANTQAILMTLLRSAELQGDNPVENLLAYAKKALLTKTTSGLTYNIAC, encoded by the coding sequence GTGACCAGGGATGAAGCCATAGCTATTTTGGAGATGGACAGAGAGGATGCGATTCAAGCCATCCTGATACTGGCGGAGAAAGCAGAAAAATATGACCGGCTTTGCGATAAACCGGGTCCGACTACCCCTTCCGGTTCGATACCGCCCTATCTAAAGCCCACAAAGAAAAAGAGAAAACGGCCTTGTGGCAGGAAAAAGGGACATAAGGGAGTTTGCCGGAAACGACCTGAAACAGTAACTGCCTATCAAACGCATTCCATGGAGAGTTGCCCTGATTGCCACCAGCCATTACAAAAACCGGTAAGAACTTATAAGCGATACATCGAAGATATTCCACGCCTTGACCCTGTTGTGACGGAACATACAGTTCATGGTTACTGGTGTGCTTGTTGCAAAAAGATAGTTCAACCCAAGGTCACAGATGCGTTGCATGGCGCCCGACTAGGATTGCGCCTTGTTGTCTTTACCGCATGGCTTCACTACTTAATCGGTATCAGTGTAAACAACATCGTAAAGATGCTTTCCGTATTTTTCAACCTTCAAATAAGCGCCGGCGGTCTAACCCAGGCATGGAAATCCCTTGCAACACTCCTGGAGCCACAGTATAACGAGATTGGCCAAAAAGTCTCCGCAAGCGCTGTCTTACATGCAGATGAAACCGGATGGAGGTTGAATGGAAAAACCCATTGGCTATGGTGTTTTACAACACAAAAACTCTGCTACTATCTCATAACACCAAGTCGGGGGTCTCCTGTCATAAAAAAACTCTTGGGCATTCTATTTGGTGGTATCCTGATCTGTGACTTTCTGGGCGCTTACAACAAGATAAGCGCACTGGCAAAGCAGCGGTGTTTCTATCATCTGTTCACGGAACTCGTGAAAGTAGATGCCCACAACCATTCTGCCGCATGGAAAGCTTTCCGGAAAAAACTCTCCCGGTTGCTCAAGGATGCCATCCGGTTATCAGAGAAAAAGAACCAGATAAGCCTGGTATGCTTTCTTCGGCTAAAAAAAAGATTGTATCGCAGGCTTGAACAGTTTTTGGCAACGCCTTGTCAGGATAAAGACGTACAAAGATTGACCAAACGCCTGAAGCGCCATAAACAGGAACTCTTTACGTTCCTGGAACATGAAGGTGTGAGTCCCTATAATAATCATGCCGAGCAACAGATGCGAAAGCCAGTATTGACCCGAAAGGTATCACAACAGAATCGTTCTGTTCAGGGCGCCAATACCCAGGCTATCCTTATGACGTTGCTTCGCTCTGCAGAATTGCAAGGAGACAACCCCGTGGAAAACCTTCTGGCATACGCCAAAAAAGCTCTTTTAACAAAAACCACTTCCGGCTTAACTTATAATATCGCTTGTTAA
- a CDS encoding Druantia anti-phage system protein DruA encodes MKPIIFQYRSRKLHADDIAFIKALIEQHFLRGRTYISCELCKHWNWVQPNGKHKEYAARDLLLRLEEQGLITLPPRIRAKNNLKPKVFVQTPLFVRRPLEGKITEYENLTIHVVKDPQERYLWEYLFQHYHYLGNPRLVGEHLRHIVRIGNQVVACLGWASAAWKVKDRDRFIEWDETTKRTHLHLIANNVRFLILPWVKIKHLASKVLSLALRRLSDDWNTVYGHPVYLAETFVDTARFKGTCYQAANWIRAGKTKGSAKRGNRYLYHGQPKDLYLYPLQKNFRRFLDCDQG; translated from the coding sequence ATGAAGCCTATCATATTCCAATACCGTTCACGAAAACTGCATGCGGACGATATCGCCTTTATAAAGGCGCTCATCGAGCAGCATTTTCTCAGAGGTCGGACTTATATTTCCTGCGAACTATGCAAGCATTGGAACTGGGTGCAGCCCAATGGCAAACATAAAGAATACGCAGCACGAGACCTCCTTTTGAGATTAGAAGAACAGGGATTGATAACGCTTCCTCCACGTATACGGGCCAAAAACAATCTGAAACCCAAGGTCTTTGTCCAGACACCCCTTTTCGTCAGGAGACCACTAGAAGGTAAAATCACAGAGTATGAAAACCTGACAATCCATGTGGTAAAAGACCCTCAGGAAAGATATCTCTGGGAGTATCTCTTCCAACACTATCACTACCTCGGCAATCCCCGGCTTGTTGGCGAACACCTCAGACACATCGTACGTATAGGCAATCAGGTTGTTGCCTGCCTGGGGTGGGCAAGCGCCGCATGGAAAGTCAAAGACCGTGATCGTTTCATTGAATGGGATGAGACGACTAAACGTACACACTTACATTTGATTGCAAATAACGTACGATTTCTCATTCTACCATGGGTTAAGATCAAACACCTTGCATCCAAGGTATTGTCACTTGCCCTCAGACGTCTGTCAGATGACTGGAATACCGTTTACGGCCATCCCGTTTATTTAGCCGAAACCTTTGTTGATACCGCGCGGTTTAAGGGTACCTGCTATCAGGCGGCCAATTGGATTCGTGCTGGCAAAACCAAAGGGAGCGCAAAACGGGGCAATCGCTATCTGTATCATGGCCAACCTAAGGATCTCTACCTCTACCCTCTTCAAAAAAACTTTCGGAGGTTTCTTGACTGTGACCAGGGATGA
- a CDS encoding group II intron maturase-specific domain-containing protein → MWGLATRRTQGVNLQAIVDTLNPVIRGHVNYFRLGNVQKVYRSLDCWVRMRLRCFKFSRKWRTDNKRFPVHRFFKMGLLSFEREFLKACAKA, encoded by the coding sequence TTGTGGGGCTTAGCAACCAGACGTACACAGGGCGTCAATCTGCAAGCCATTGTTGATACATTAAACCCTGTAATTCGTGGGCATGTCAACTATTTTCGGCTGGGCAATGTACAAAAGGTATATCGCTCATTAGACTGTTGGGTACGCATGAGACTGAGATGTTTCAAGTTCTCAAGAAAATGGAGAACAGACAACAAGCGTTTCCCTGTTCACCGATTCTTTAAAATGGGGTTACTCTCATTCGAAAGAGAATTTCTTAAGGCGTGTGCTAAAGCATGA
- a CDS encoding CHC2 zinc finger domain-containing protein: MARLFSPQLLRSLRNDIPIDRLIADVLSIPHKYSEGYFRFLCPLCSEFNSATNPNTNLARCFRCKKNFNTIDIVMVDSNSSFPDAVYLLKSVLPQYINST, encoded by the coding sequence ATGGCCCGTCTCTTTTCCCCTCAACTCTTGCGCTCATTACGAAACGATATCCCCATCGATCGACTCATCGCTGATGTCCTCTCCATACCTCATAAATACTCCGAAGGCTATTTCCGCTTCCTCTGCCCTCTCTGTTCTGAATTTAATTCCGCCACCAACCCAAATACGAACCTCGCCAGGTGTTTCCGTTGTAAAAAAAACTTTAATACCATCGACATCGTCATGGTAGATTCCAACTCCTCTTTCCCAGATGCTGTCTATCTGCTAAAATCCGTTTTACCTCAATATATTAATTCCACTTAA
- a CDS encoding ExeA family protein, with amino-acid sequence MFTSHFSMTTQPFSERINTSLIMKDERFTQGLARLQYLLHSGSIAVLYGQTGVGKSTLLKLFLSQIPQNLFLPIYLHFTHLKSSSLLSLIVSQLGEIPKHTKDRLFLQIMDKSLRSNLTPIIVIDEAHLLKTDAITDLRLLVSSPLDSSTHLKIILSGQEHLKYILKRDIHADFAQRISVHYHIHPLTKTQTAAYIDFHLKSSGASDKIFDSDVKDLIHEFSAGIPRQINAISTACLINASIRQSQKITQDIFHQALAEIQSF; translated from the coding sequence ATGTTTACTTCTCATTTTTCCATGACTACTCAGCCGTTCTCTGAAAGAATCAACACCAGCCTTATCATGAAAGACGAACGCTTTACCCAGGGGCTTGCACGACTCCAATACCTCTTACACTCAGGCTCTATCGCCGTCCTCTACGGACAGACGGGAGTCGGAAAATCCACACTCCTCAAACTCTTCCTCTCACAAATCCCCCAAAACCTGTTTCTCCCCATCTACCTCCATTTTACCCACCTAAAATCATCCAGCCTTCTCTCCTTAATCGTCTCCCAGCTCGGTGAAATACCAAAACACACCAAAGACCGGCTCTTCCTCCAAATTATGGATAAATCCTTGCGCTCAAATCTCACTCCCATTATCGTTATCGACGAGGCTCATCTCCTGAAAACCGACGCCATCACAGACCTCAGACTCCTTGTCAGCTCTCCGCTTGATTCTTCCACTCATCTCAAAATCATCCTCTCGGGACAGGAACACCTCAAATATATCCTCAAAAGAGACATCCATGCCGACTTCGCACAACGCATCTCGGTACATTACCACATTCATCCCCTTACTAAAACTCAAACCGCTGCATACATAGACTTCCATCTGAAATCTTCCGGCGCATCCGATAAAATCTTTGACTCAGACGTCAAAGACCTGATCCATGAGTTCTCCGCCGGCATCCCAAGGCAAATCAACGCCATTTCCACCGCCTGCCTGATTAACGCTTCCATCAGACAATCACAGAAAATTACCCAGGATATCTTCCATCAGGCTCTTGCTGAAATTCAATCTTTTTAA
- a CDS encoding Mu transposase C-terminal domain-containing protein — protein sequence MDAALAFFMKRIPRTVDRTFADVRIDNRFYRVDPKLRGDKVEVRYDPYGDLKKVLIYSANGEYLGSGNLYLRDQGAETPAASPSKPKHNYLDLITQKHKSILQAQAKGIDYHQIISERPWPFMAFVQKLALLMGHKGSLSAFSSHELESLKKCYNRIPALNESLLTEAFQNASVKTLPYIIRELQIAYSKKEVS from the coding sequence ATGGACGCCGCTCTTGCCTTCTTCATGAAACGCATCCCCAGAACCGTTGACAGAACCTTTGCCGATGTCCGCATTGATAACCGCTTTTACCGTGTTGACCCCAAACTCAGAGGCGATAAAGTAGAAGTCCGTTACGACCCATACGGCGATCTCAAAAAGGTCTTGATCTATTCCGCAAACGGTGAATACCTCGGCTCGGGAAATCTCTACCTGCGCGACCAGGGCGCTGAAACTCCAGCCGCCTCACCTTCAAAACCAAAACATAATTACCTCGACCTTATCACTCAGAAACACAAATCCATTCTCCAGGCTCAGGCCAAAGGCATTGATTACCACCAAATCATCTCCGAACGACCCTGGCCATTCATGGCATTCGTCCAGAAACTCGCACTCCTCATGGGACACAAAGGCTCTCTCTCCGCCTTCAGCTCTCATGAACTCGAATCGCTTAAAAAATGCTACAACCGTATCCCCGCTCTCAACGAATCATTGCTCACGGAGGCATTCCAAAATGCCTCCGTGAAAACCTTACCCTATATCATTCGTGAATTACAAATCGCTTACTCGAAAAAGGAGGTCTCTTAA
- a CDS encoding DDE-type integrase/transposase/recombinase has product MLVDGEALPTNLCLFIDCYSRYVVEGRYYLKQTLDILIDSLIRAWTIHGSPKELYLDNAKVYHSDALRSACYNLGIKLIHRPPRDPAPGGLVERFFGTSQT; this is encoded by the coding sequence GTGCTCGTTGACGGCGAGGCGCTTCCCACAAACCTCTGTCTCTTTATCGACTGCTACAGCCGTTATGTGGTCGAAGGACGGTATTATCTCAAACAAACCCTCGATATCCTTATCGATTCTCTCATCAGGGCCTGGACTATCCACGGCTCGCCCAAAGAACTCTACCTCGACAATGCCAAGGTCTACCACTCTGACGCCCTGCGCTCTGCCTGTTACAACCTCGGCATTAAACTCATCCACAGACCACCACGCGACCCTGCTCCCGGCGGACTGGTCGAACGTTTCTTCGGCACCAGCCAGACATAG
- a CDS encoding helix-turn-helix domain-containing protein has product MKSKDEKWALFWCNLLHPVIFGEIEKEQTNLFLKKLCLQEVVFPNGKRKRPTISTLRRKLNRYRKDGFQSLARKARSDRGASRRFSPEIIDKAVELKKEQPRRSDDCLNRFLEKYYGKTIPKSTLYRHLRLAGATRLKLGVSQQKVRIRS; this is encoded by the coding sequence ATGAAATCGAAAGACGAAAAATGGGCTTTATTCTGGTGCAATCTTCTGCATCCTGTCATCTTCGGTGAGATTGAGAAGGAGCAGACCAACCTTTTTCTGAAAAAACTCTGCCTTCAGGAGGTCGTATTCCCCAACGGAAAGCGGAAAAGACCCACTATCTCTACCCTCAGGAGAAAACTCAACCGCTACCGCAAAGATGGATTTCAATCTCTTGCAAGAAAGGCGAGGAGCGACCGTGGCGCATCCAGAAGGTTTTCTCCTGAAATTATCGACAAAGCCGTTGAACTCAAAAAAGAACAACCACGCCGCAGCGACGATTGCCTCAACCGCTTTCTTGAGAAATACTATGGGAAAACGATCCCCAAATCCACCCTCTACCGCCATCTCAGACTCGCAGGGGCGACCCGGCTCAAACTCGGCGTCTCACAGCAAAAGGTGCGTATACGCTCTTAG